Proteins from a single region of Runella sp. SP2:
- a CDS encoding helix-turn-helix domain-containing protein: MYPTDKNFIEQLNQLIDKNILNRDYSIDDICLELGMSRSQLFRLVKEETDLSISRYIRRRRLLKGKELIETTDHKIAEVAYEIGLDSPQTFTKYFTEEFGVSPSEYRKNREKESFEETSPEELEVVQVSNSQDVEEVVEGALPVANKQGKYKYMALALLVIVLVAVGFWIIKGSGAFSESENSIAVLPFKSNGNSEAVLLAEGVTDQIHGSLATLRHLKVISKNSSELFRESKKTVPQIASELRVAYVLGGTTTHNGARVRITMELVKASEDRVVWIRQYEGKASEIIDLINKIAQDITKRFQLKPSQSLAAKSNQMPTDNPQAYNEYLQGKQLLATRTKEKLLASITKFDRAIALDSNFSDAYACKASAYFSLGNLSHIDLDSSFRMTEREVLKSIRLDADNAQAYGLLAAVYRDEYRWEQANSTFQIALRCNPNNAQVNYWYSLMLRSLGLLEEALKYSSRAVALDPLSPVILGGHIRNCSYANKQEMTKEVIENGKLLFNDSFLFYWSTGYHYLEIKDYPAALRDLTKARQLNPSVKGLEAALVYTKARLGQVPAAKTYLATLPETPDNYTFIAMVYAGLNDKQNCLRYLEKMASLGKTPTDVKVSPFFHFLRGEARFNALLQQFGLVNFKLPI, translated from the coding sequence ATGTACCCAACGGATAAAAACTTTATTGAACAACTTAATCAACTCATAGATAAAAATATTCTAAACCGTGATTACTCTATTGATGATATATGCCTTGAACTAGGAATGAGCCGTTCTCAGTTGTTTCGGCTCGTAAAAGAGGAGACAGACCTCTCTATTTCGCGTTATATCCGTCGTCGGCGTTTGTTGAAAGGGAAAGAATTAATTGAAACTACCGACCACAAAATAGCCGAAGTGGCATACGAAATCGGCTTGGATAGCCCCCAAACTTTTACCAAGTATTTTACTGAAGAATTTGGCGTTTCTCCCTCCGAATACCGTAAAAATAGAGAAAAAGAATCCTTTGAGGAAACTTCGCCTGAGGAGTTAGAGGTTGTTCAAGTGTCTAATAGTCAGGATGTTGAGGAGGTGGTTGAGGGTGCGTTACCTGTTGCAAATAAGCAAGGTAAATACAAGTATATGGCGTTGGCTTTGCTGGTGATTGTGCTCGTAGCAGTGGGGTTTTGGATTATTAAAGGGAGCGGGGCATTCAGCGAATCAGAAAATTCCATTGCGGTTTTGCCTTTCAAAAGCAACGGGAATTCTGAGGCGGTGTTGTTAGCTGAGGGCGTAACTGATCAAATCCATGGCTCATTGGCCACCCTAAGGCACCTAAAAGTTATTTCTAAAAATTCATCAGAGCTCTTTAGAGAGTCAAAAAAAACAGTTCCTCAAATCGCTTCTGAACTGCGCGTAGCCTATGTTTTGGGCGGGACGACAACCCACAATGGAGCGCGTGTGCGGATAACGATGGAGCTGGTAAAAGCATCGGAAGATCGGGTGGTATGGATAAGACAGTACGAAGGTAAAGCGAGCGAAATTATTGACTTGATTAATAAAATAGCCCAAGACATCACTAAACGATTTCAGTTAAAGCCTTCACAATCACTGGCTGCCAAGTCAAACCAGATGCCAACCGATAACCCACAAGCCTACAATGAATATTTGCAGGGAAAACAATTGCTGGCGACTCGAACCAAAGAGAAACTCTTGGCAAGCATCACAAAATTTGACAGAGCAATCGCCTTGGATTCAAATTTTTCGGATGCCTACGCTTGTAAAGCGAGTGCGTATTTTAGCTTGGGAAATTTGAGCCACATTGACCTCGACTCAAGTTTTAGAATGACCGAGCGAGAAGTACTAAAGTCCATTCGACTAGATGCTGACAATGCCCAAGCGTACGGATTATTAGCCGCCGTTTACCGAGATGAATACCGCTGGGAACAAGCAAACTCTACGTTTCAGATTGCTTTACGGTGCAATCCAAACAACGCACAAGTCAATTATTGGTATAGCCTGATGCTGCGTTCGTTGGGGCTGTTGGAGGAAGCTTTGAAGTACAGCAGCCGAGCCGTGGCGTTGGATCCGCTCTCGCCCGTGATTTTGGGCGGACACATCCGCAACTGTTCTTATGCCAATAAGCAAGAAATGACCAAAGAAGTCATTGAGAACGGAAAGTTGTTGTTCAATGATTCCTTTTTATTTTACTGGTCAACGGGCTATCACTATTTGGAAATAAAAGACTATCCTGCCGCACTACGGGATTTGACCAAAGCACGACAACTCAATCCCAGCGTCAAAGGGTTAGAGGCCGCTCTTGTTTATACCAAAGCCCGTTTAGGGCAGGTACCTGCGGCCAAAACGTATCTGGCGACTTTACCCGAAACACCCGACAATTATACCTTTATTGCGATGGTATATGCAGGGCTAAACGACAAACAAAATTGTCTTCGTTATCTTGAGAAAATGGCCTCTTTGGGGAAAACTCCTACCGACGTTAAGGTGTCCCCCTTCTTCCATTTCTTGCGTGGTGAGGCGCGATTTAATGCCTTATTGCAACAGTTTGGCTTAGTGAACTTCAAATTGCCTATCTAA